A single genomic interval of Polaribacter vadi harbors:
- a CDS encoding TerC family protein, which translates to MEIFLQAETWVSLITLTFLEIVLGIDNIIFISISANKLPENQVKKATILGLALAMVTRIALLFSVSYLIALKDPFFSVDLGWFKTGLTGQSIILFLGGIFLLYKSTSEIREKMEDTNEDKVIKTPKIISFKNVIIQIILIDIVFSFDSILTAVGMTNGVDGALTIMVIAVIISIIIMMIFSQPINKFVNRNPTIQMLALSFLILIGFMLITEGAHLSHTEFFNKTVGAIPKGYLYFAIAFSLGVEMLNLKLRKKKE; encoded by the coding sequence ATGGAAATTTTTTTACAAGCAGAAACTTGGGTTTCATTAATCACCTTAACTTTTTTAGAAATTGTTTTAGGGATTGATAATATTATTTTCATATCAATTTCTGCAAATAAGTTACCAGAAAATCAAGTTAAAAAAGCTACAATATTAGGGTTGGCTTTGGCAATGGTTACAAGAATTGCACTTTTATTTAGTGTTTCTTATTTAATCGCCTTAAAAGATCCATTTTTTTCGGTTGATTTAGGTTGGTTTAAAACGGGTTTAACTGGGCAAAGCATTATATTATTTTTAGGTGGAATTTTTCTTTTATATAAAAGTACTAGCGAAATTCGAGAAAAAATGGAAGATACAAATGAAGATAAAGTGATTAAAACTCCAAAAATAATCTCTTTTAAAAACGTTATCATTCAAATTATTTTAATTGATATTGTTTTCTCTTTTGATAGTATTTTAACAGCTGTTGGTATGACAAATGGTGTTGATGGTGCTTTAACAATTATGGTAATTGCTGTGATCATTTCTATCATTATTATGATGATTTTTAGTCAACCAATTAACAAATTTGTGAATAGAAACCCAACCATACAAATGTTGGCTTTATCATTTTTAATTTTGATTGGTTTTATGCTAATTACAGAAGGTGCACATTTATCGCATACTGAATTTTTTAACAAAACTGTAGGCGCAATTCCAAAAGGATATTTGTACTTTGCGATCGCTTTTTCATTAGGTGTGGAAATGCTAAATTTAAAATTAAGAAAAAAGAAAGAATAA
- a CDS encoding YcjF family protein, giving the protein MAKDLGKIIEDAINKAIKDRGEVNVLIAGKTGVGKSTLINAVFQGDFATTGQGKPVTQKTREIKKDGIPLTLFDTRGLELEKYRETFEELETFVKNRNNDSNPMKHIHMAWICIDEGSRRVEDAEIELCRLLSKYMPVIGVITKAVSDQGFRVKVLELLPNLKNAVRVNSISEVLDDGHVIQASGLEDLVDLAMEIVPEAQKHAFVAAQKVSLKQKKNKSHAIVVAAATTAAGTGAAPIPFSDAIALIPIQVGMLASITAVFGFELKKAFLSTLVSSTITAGGATLLGRTIVSNLLKLFPGVGSIAGGAIAASTASALTIAFGEAYISTLSYVLKDKEISEVNETDILTEFKNRFKFSKK; this is encoded by the coding sequence ATGGCAAAAGACCTTGGGAAAATTATTGAAGACGCAATTAACAAAGCTATTAAAGACAGAGGCGAAGTTAATGTGCTAATTGCTGGGAAAACTGGCGTTGGAAAATCGACTTTAATAAATGCTGTTTTTCAAGGAGATTTTGCAACAACTGGCCAAGGAAAACCTGTAACTCAAAAAACGCGTGAAATTAAAAAAGACGGAATTCCGTTAACTTTATTTGACACAAGAGGTTTAGAGTTAGAAAAATACAGGGAAACTTTTGAAGAATTAGAAACGTTTGTAAAAAACAGGAATAACGATTCGAATCCAATGAAACATATTCATATGGCTTGGATTTGTATTGATGAAGGTTCCAGACGTGTGGAAGATGCAGAAATTGAGCTTTGTAGATTACTTTCTAAATACATGCCTGTAATTGGTGTGATTACAAAAGCAGTTTCAGATCAAGGTTTTAGAGTAAAGGTTTTAGAGCTTTTACCAAATCTTAAAAATGCAGTTCGTGTAAATTCAATTTCGGAAGTTTTAGATGATGGACATGTAATTCAAGCTTCTGGTTTGGAAGATTTGGTAGATTTAGCCATGGAAATTGTGCCTGAAGCTCAAAAACACGCTTTTGTTGCTGCTCAAAAAGTTAGTTTAAAGCAAAAAAAAAATAAAAGCCATGCCATTGTTGTAGCTGCTGCAACCACTGCTGCTGGAACTGGGGCTGCTCCTATTCCCTTTTCTGATGCTATTGCATTAATACCAATTCAAGTAGGAATGTTAGCAAGTATTACAGCTGTTTTTGGTTTCGAATTGAAAAAAGCATTTTTATCGACCTTAGTTTCGTCTACAATTACAGCTGGTGGAGCTACACTTTTAGGAAGAACAATTGTATCGAATTTACTAAAATTATTTCCAGGAGTTGGTAGTATTGCTGGTGGTGCAATTGCTGCATCTACAGCTTCTGCTTTAACAATTGCTTTTGGTGAAGCCTATATTTCTACACTAAGTTATGTTTTAAAAGACAAGGAAATATCTGAAGTAAATGAAACCGATATTTTAACTGAGTTTAAAAATAGATTTAAATTTTCAAAAAAATAA